The Patescibacteria group bacterium sequence AAGACCATCTTATGAAATAAGCGCTGAAAAAATCAAAGAAAACTATTTTTATATCCCACAAGTGAAAGAAAATCATATTCAATTACATAACCGCAGATATATTGGAAATAAACACAAACTAATTGAATGGATTTTTTCTATCATAAACAAAGAATGTAGTGGAAATTCTTTTGCGGATATTTTTGCGGGGACAGGTGTTGTCTCCGCCGTGGCGACAAAACATTTTGAAAAAGTATTATTAAATGATTTTTTACATTCTAATCACGTAATATATCGTGCCTTTTTCGGAAACGAAGCATGGGACAAGAATAAGGTAGATAATATTATCAAAAGTTATAATAATATTTATGGCGGTGACTTAGAAGATAATTATTTTTCTAAAAACTTTGGCGGTAAATTTTTCAGCAATAATTCAGCTAAAATTATCGGTTTTATCAGAGAAAACATAGAAGAAAACAAAAACAACTTAACAGAACGGGAATATTACATGTTAATTACTTCATTACTTTATACCGCTGATAAAATCGCTAACACGGTTGGGCATTTTGATGCTTATTTCAAAAAAGAATTCGTAAACGACAGCTTTTTTATGAAACCAATCGATCCAATAGACACGCAGGAAATATCAATTTTTCAAGAAGATACTAATGATTTGGCTAAAAAAATAAAAGCGGACGTGGTTTATATCGATCCACCCTATAATTCCAGACAATACAGCAGGTTTTATCATGTACTTGAAACATTAACTAAATGGGATAAGCCAAAACTGCATGGAGTTGCACTAAAGCCAGATCCCGAAAATATGAGCGATTACTGCCGAGTTAATGCCAAAGAAAAATTTGCAGAACTTGTGAGAGATATTGATGCTCAATTATGTTATATTTAAAATAATTATGTCTATACAAATTTTATCAAATCTAAATTACCCTATCGGCAATATTATCAATCAGGAATTGCAGAATGCGCAATCTGCAAGAATTGCGATTGCTTTTCTAAAATACTCAGGCATAAAAGTAATAGAGAAGTCGCTAAATCAATGTTTAGATAATAATGGAAGTGTTGAAATTATCGCGGGACTGGATTTTAAAACAACTGACCCGCAGTCAATGCATTATTTGATTCAACTCCAAAAATCAAAGCCTAACTTAAAGTTTTATTGCTATGGTGATAAAGATGTTAATAAAAACAATGTAGTATTTCATCCAAAAATTTATTTGTTTGAAAGTAAAAAAGAAACGACTGGTATTGTTGGCAGTACAAATCTAACGGCGGGAGGATTGATGACGAATTTTGAAGCAAACGTAATTTTTAAGGAAAACAAACCGCTTTATTTTTCACAAATTGAAGCAATTTATAATTCAGTAAAATTTACTGACTCTGTATTTTCTCCTGACGAAGAATACCTAAGTGGATATTCTGAAGTCTATAAAGCTTTTCTACAAAATGAGCAAAACGCGAATCAAGACAAAAGTGTTCAAGATGTTATTAAAAATATACAACAACGAGAACAGTTTTTGCCAGGTCCCGTTCCGTCAATTAAAGGCTTGATAATCCAGATTATTAAGGAACAGCATATTAAGGGTATAGAATTTGTACCGCTTCAAACAATCTATGAGGAAGTTGAGAGATTAGTAGTTGAAAAAAATCTAGTATACAAAATGGATACGTTTAGAAATTCTATCCGTGGTGAACTTAATACCCACGAGGATAACAGCAATCACCCAAGCAATATACATCTGTTTGTTCGCTCAAAAGACGAAAAAGGATATTATTCTTTAACTGATAATGGGAAAAATTATCAGGGTAGATAAACTAATAACCTATAAAAAATATGACGAAAAAATACTATCACGCACTATTTGATAATCAAAATAACCGAATTACTTCAATCGGTATCAATAAAACATCAAAAAATACCATCAAAGGTCATCTAATAGATTTTTTATTACTCGGCAATTTTTCAGAAGAAGGTGAAGATTCAGTAAAAAATAACACTTTGTCTGAATTGCTAAATTATTATGAATTTAAATTGTTAAAATCAAATAGTCCTTTTAAAACATAGATAAATTAAAAAGTATTTTCCGACAATCCACAAAGCCACAAAGAAGCAGGATTTGAAAAAGGTTGGGCATCCAGATTTGACACTTGGTTTAAAATTGCCAAAGAGCTTGGTTTTGTTTGGTATTGGCCAAATGAAAAAATAAAATTTTCCGAAAGCGGAAAGATGTTACTGGATAAAGAAAAACCAGAAAACGAATTAATGGTTTTTGCCAACGCCTTTGCAAAATACCAAAGACACAACCCTTTTCGCAGAGTTTTGAATAAAAATGTCCCATTGATTTTACTAATACAAACAATAAAACTTTTGAATAATGACCCTGAATACAAAGGAGCTGGCATTTCCAGATTAGAAATACCTTTATTGCTATGTTGGCAAAACGATGATGCCAAAAGTTTATATCGAGAAATAAAGAAATTGCGCAAAAAATACGGCTATTCGCCAAGCAACGAAGTGATTTTAGAGCTTTGTTATGGATTACTGAATGAAACAAAAAGAGACGATAACTCCATTTTAGGAGATTACCCCGATGATTTTATTCGTAAAATGCGCTTAACTGGTCTACTTTCTCTGCGTGGAGGTGGTCGTTTTATAGATATAAACACAAAAGAAACAGCAACCGTTGATTATATTTTAAAAAAATATGTTTCTTATAAAAAATTTAAAACTGAAAAAGATTTTTTTGAGTATATCGGTAAAGTTGATCATGACTTAATCACAACACTTTCTGTATTCAAAGCCCCAACAAAAACCACAAAGGCAGAATTAGAGAAATGGGTTAATCATTACGCTTGGGAATCAATTAAAAGTGAACTTCTTAATTTGGCACAGAAAAAATCTTCCAGTGATGATATTTTGAAAATTATTGAACAGCCATTACGCTTAGAATTTCTAACTTCCTTGGCCATTCTTAAAAGATTGCCAAATGTTATTGTAAAACCAAACTTTGTATCCGACGACGAAGGATTACCAAC is a genomic window containing:
- a CDS encoding NgoFVII family restriction endonuclease — encoded protein: MMSIQILSNLNYPIGNIINQELQNAQSARIAIAFLKYSGIKVIEKSLNQCLDNNGSVEIIAGLDFKTTDPQSMHYLIQLQKSKPNLKFYCYGDKDVNKNNVVFHPKIYLFESKKETTGIVGSTNLTAGGLMTNFEANVIFKENKPLYFSQIEAIYNSVKFTDSVFSPDEEYLSGYSEVYKAFLQNEQNANQDKSVQDVIKNIQQREQFLPGPVPSIKGLIIQIIKEQHIKGIEFVPLQTIYEEVERLVVEKNLVYKMDTFRNSIRGELNTHEDNSNHPSNIHLFVRSKDEKGYYSLTDNGKNYQGR
- a CDS encoding AlwI family type II restriction endonuclease — encoded protein: MLLDKEKPENELMVFANAFAKYQRHNPFRRVLNKNVPLILLIQTIKLLNNDPEYKGAGISRLEIPLLLCWQNDDAKSLYREIKKLRKKYGYSPSNEVILELCYGLLNETKRDDNSILGDYPDDFIRKMRLTGLLSLRGGGRFIDINTKETATVDYILKKYVSYKKFKTEKDFFEYIGKVDHDLITTLSVFKAPTKTTKAELEKWVNHYAWESIKSELLNLAQKKSSSDDILKIIEQPLRLEFLTSLAILKRLPNVIVKPNFVSDDEGLPTSFASGGSPDIECIEDKDTVLVEVTLLTGTQQHIRESFSVHRHLEEYVKNGTKSYSVFISPKSFIDTERYFNFIKKDGLEVRISDIDKFVSNLEIKQTLNEATL
- a CDS encoding DNA adenine methylase gives rise to the protein RPSYEISAEKIKENYFYIPQVKENHIQLHNRRYIGNKHKLIEWIFSIINKECSGNSFADIFAGTGVVSAVATKHFEKVLLNDFLHSNHVIYRAFFGNEAWDKNKVDNIIKSYNNIYGGDLEDNYFSKNFGGKFFSNNSAKIIGFIRENIEENKNNLTEREYYMLITSLLYTADKIANTVGHFDAYFKKEFVNDSFFMKPIDPIDTQEISIFQEDTNDLAKKIKADVVYIDPPYNSRQYSRFYHVLETLTKWDKPKLHGVALKPDPENMSDYCRVNAKEKFAELVRDIDAQLCYI